A window of the Aquimarina spinulae genome harbors these coding sequences:
- a CDS encoding thioredoxin family protein — protein MKKIIVVVFLIFSGINWVSAQEWLTNFEEAKRIAQENDKNIILVFAGSDWCAPCIKLEKQILNTEEFQGYAKKHYVLLKADFPRKKKNQLPEALQHQNNALAEKYNKSGGFPLVVVLDKNGKKMGAIGYKKVTPNTYLEMLSTMIK, from the coding sequence ATGAAAAAGATTATTGTAGTTGTATTCCTAATATTTTCAGGAATTAATTGGGTAAGTGCTCAAGAGTGGTTAACCAATTTTGAAGAAGCAAAAAGAATCGCACAGGAAAATGATAAAAATATAATTTTGGTGTTTGCCGGTTCAGATTGGTGTGCACCTTGTATTAAATTAGAGAAACAGATTTTAAATACAGAGGAATTTCAGGGATATGCCAAAAAACATTACGTATTATTAAAAGCAGATTTTCCACGAAAGAAAAAAAACCAATTACCCGAAGCTTTACAGCATCAGAATAATGCATTGGCAGAGAAATATAATAAAAGTGGAGGTTTTCCATTAGTTGTTGTTTTAGATAAAAATGGTAAAAAAATGGGAGCGATTGGTTATAAAAAAGTAACACCAAATACATACTTAGAAATGCTAAGTACAATGATTAAATAA
- a CDS encoding FAD:protein FMN transferase produces MRFFFTLLFLATISSSFSQQIYKRTLKLMGSRFDITVVEKDKTTANQSIDIAVEEIQRIEKLISSWDKNSQTSLINNNAGINPVKVDAELFDLIFRAIQISKLTDGAFDISYASMDRIWKFDNSMKKMPSEEEIKASVARVGYKYIVLDKKKSTVFLTQKGMKIGFGAIGKGYAADKAKNLLISKGVKAGIINASGDMNTWGKQPDESEWKVAITNPLNKNNAFALLPVVEKAVVTSGNYEKYVILDGKRYSHIIDPRTGYPSTGIVSATVFAPKAELADALATSVFVMGIETGLNRINQLKGIECIIIDDQGNIYTSDHIKIDNK; encoded by the coding sequence TTGAGATTTTTCTTTACCCTTTTATTCCTTGCTACGATAAGTAGTAGTTTTTCACAACAAATATATAAACGTACCCTAAAACTAATGGGAAGTCGTTTTGATATTACTGTTGTCGAAAAAGATAAAACAACAGCTAATCAATCCATAGATATTGCTGTCGAAGAAATTCAGAGAATCGAAAAATTGATTTCTTCGTGGGATAAAAACTCTCAAACTTCTTTAATTAATAACAATGCAGGGATTAACCCAGTGAAAGTTGATGCAGAACTTTTCGACCTAATATTTAGAGCTATTCAGATTTCTAAATTAACAGATGGCGCATTTGATATTAGTTATGCATCTATGGATCGAATTTGGAAATTTGATAATAGCATGAAAAAAATGCCTTCTGAAGAAGAAATTAAAGCATCAGTAGCAAGAGTAGGGTACAAGTATATTGTTTTAGATAAAAAGAAATCTACAGTATTTCTAACCCAAAAGGGGATGAAGATAGGGTTTGGAGCTATTGGAAAAGGATATGCAGCAGATAAGGCCAAAAATCTCCTAATAAGTAAAGGAGTAAAGGCCGGAATCATAAACGCCTCTGGAGATATGAATACCTGGGGAAAACAACCCGACGAAAGCGAGTGGAAAGTTGCAATTACCAATCCTTTGAATAAAAATAATGCATTTGCACTATTACCAGTAGTAGAAAAAGCAGTAGTGACTTCTGGTAATTATGAAAAATACGTAATTTTAGATGGTAAACGGTATTCTCATATTATAGATCCCAGAACAGGATATCCATCTACTGGTATTGTAAGCGCTACAGTTTTTGCTCCAAAAGCTGAGTTGGCAGATGCATTGGCAACTTCTGTTTTTGTGATGGGAATTGAAACGGGATTAAATAGAATCAATCAATTAAAAGGGATTGAATGTATTATAATTGATGACCAGGGAAATATTTATACCTCTGATCATATTAAGATAGATAATAAATAA
- a CDS encoding DUF4266 domain-containing protein codes for MNKLIPILLVLVLFLNSCVAVKEYEKVQINDPDMELALKKIDRFETNFQAYRESAAGANGGKTGGGCGCN; via the coding sequence ATGAATAAGTTGATACCAATACTTTTAGTACTAGTACTTTTTCTTAACTCATGTGTAGCTGTAAAAGAATACGAAAAAGTACAAATCAATGATCCTGATATGGAATTAGCACTTAAAAAAATTGATCGTTTTGAAACTAATTTTCAGGCATATAGAGAATCTGCTGCTGGAGCAAATGGAGGAAAAACAGGTGGAGGATGTGGTTGTAATTAA